The Acidianus manzaensis genome has a window encoding:
- a CDS encoding class I SAM-dependent methyltransferase yields the protein MSIFVINEVVEGIPLSLVSHPGLFSKRKLDLGTRAFIENLILPEEGTVVDLGCGYGPIGIFIALKNPKLKIIMLDINPLAVKTAKLNVQRYHLENRIEVQKSDVLTELKTKVAAIYSNPPLSKGTDFLEKFAEQSSQKLDEKGFIQMIVYKGERNVIKYFSKYFNNIKVIKRIKGYSLIIVNN from the coding sequence ATGAGCATTTTTGTAATTAATGAAGTAGTAGAAGGAATTCCACTATCATTAGTAAGCCATCCAGGATTATTTTCCAAAAGAAAACTAGATTTAGGAACAAGAGCATTTATAGAAAACCTTATACTACCTGAAGAAGGCACAGTAGTAGATCTAGGCTGTGGATATGGTCCAATAGGAATATTCATTGCATTAAAAAATCCGAAACTGAAAATTATAATGTTAGATATAAATCCATTAGCAGTAAAAACAGCAAAATTAAACGTACAAAGATATCATCTAGAAAACAGAATAGAAGTACAAAAAAGCGACGTACTAACAGAACTAAAAACTAAAGTAGCAGCCATATATTCAAACCCACCGCTGTCAAAAGGAACAGATTTCCTAGAAAAATTTGCAGAACAATCCTCTCAAAAGTTAGACGAAAAAGGATTTATCCAAATGATAGTATATAAAGGAGAAAGAAATGTAATAAAATATTTCTCAAAATACTTCAACAACATAAAAGTCATAAAAAGAATAAAAGGGTATTCACTCATAATAGTTAATAATTAA
- a CDS encoding tRNA pseudouridine synthase A, with amino-acid sequence MDFYPFIYKIDEYCKYKNNWNIRKEAQTSENIGFFPDKRDITLLIKNSIINIDKPAGPTSHEVAFWIKQMFKVNKVGHGGTLEP; translated from the coding sequence ATGGATTTTTATCCATTTATATATAAGATAGATGAATACTGTAAATACAAAAATAATTGGAATATAAGAAAAGAAGCTCAAACGTCTGAAAATATAGGTTTTTTTCCAGATAAACGCGATATTACTCTTCTAATTAAGAACTCTATAATAAATATTGATAAACCAGCAGGCCCAACAAGCCATGAAGTAGCATTTTGGATAAAACAAATGTTTAAAGTAAATAAAGTAGGTCATGGAGGGACCCTAGAGCCTTAA
- a CDS encoding 50S ribosomal protein L14e has protein sequence MPAIEIGRICVKTRGKDAGKKCVIADILDDNFVLITGPKKISGIKRKRANILHLEPTDKKIDIQKGASDDDIEKKIQEANLTEFMKEKLKIKIPVI, from the coding sequence ATGCCCGCAATAGAAATAGGAAGAATATGTGTAAAAACAAGAGGTAAAGATGCAGGTAAAAAATGTGTAATAGCAGATATATTAGACGATAATTTTGTGTTAATAACAGGACCAAAGAAAATTTCAGGAATAAAGAGAAAAAGAGCAAACATATTACACTTAGAACCAACAGATAAAAAAATTGATATACAAAAAGGAGCTTCAGACGATGATATTGAGAAAAAAATTCAAGAAGCAAATCTTACAGAATTTATGAAGGAAAAGTTAAAGATAAAAATACCAGTGATTTAA
- a CDS encoding RNA-guided pseudouridylation complex pseudouridine synthase subunit Cbf5 yields MGLENATKILPYTTKAGKDYMCVMELHSDVEKEKVAEVVNQFKGKIYQRPPVRSSVKRRLRVKKIHDIEIVDSEGRLYLLKISSDPGTYMRKICHDIGIILGCGAHMRELRRIKSGIFTEDNLVTLQEVSEALYMWKNCKDETDLRKILMPMEIGLCGIPKIIIDDNTVDAISYGAPLNSPGIVAYQNFRKGDMVGILTLKGEAVSIGIAKVDSDKIPDRGEVISTKRVLIQRDLYPKAWKK; encoded by the coding sequence ATAGGACTAGAAAATGCCACGAAAATATTACCATATACAACCAAAGCAGGAAAAGACTACATGTGCGTAATGGAATTACATTCGGATGTAGAAAAAGAAAAAGTAGCAGAAGTAGTAAATCAATTTAAAGGAAAAATCTATCAAAGACCACCCGTAAGATCATCAGTTAAAAGAAGATTAAGAGTAAAAAAAATTCACGATATAGAAATAGTTGACTCTGAAGGAAGACTATACTTACTAAAAATTTCTTCAGATCCAGGAACTTATATGAGAAAAATATGCCATGATATTGGAATAATCCTAGGCTGTGGAGCCCACATGAGAGAACTAAGAAGAATAAAATCAGGCATATTTACAGAAGACAACCTAGTAACATTACAAGAAGTTTCAGAAGCTTTATACATGTGGAAAAACTGTAAAGATGAAACAGATTTAAGAAAAATACTAATGCCTATGGAAATAGGACTTTGCGGAATTCCAAAAATAATTATAGACGACAATACAGTAGATGCAATATCTTACGGCGCACCATTAAATTCTCCAGGAATAGTCGCATACCAAAACTTCAGAAAAGGAGATATGGTAGGAATACTTACGTTAAAAGGAGAAGCAGTAAGCATAGGAATAGCAAAAGTAGATTCTGATAAAATTCCAGACAGAGGAGAAGTTATATCTACAAAACGAGTATTAATACAAAGAGATCTATATCCAAAGGCATGGAAAAAATGA
- a CDS encoding bifunctional nuclease family protein: MSEEERGYIKVNKVDAFIYPLDGLPVMVCYLDDGREFNLFYVPVEIVIAINKLKKQTEEDSILNDKRENIFDILAFIPEVTDELSKHINKVIIDDISGSLYIATIELKFDGVIIQKRMIPSHAIYLALISNKPIYVRKTLVDDQEKERKQGGEENK; this comes from the coding sequence ATGTCTGAGGAAGAAAGAGGTTACATAAAGGTAAATAAGGTTGATGCATTCATATACCCTCTAGATGGATTGCCTGTAATGGTATGCTATCTAGATGATGGACGAGAATTTAATTTATTTTATGTTCCAGTAGAAATAGTTATAGCAATAAATAAGTTAAAGAAACAGACTGAAGAAGATAGTATTCTAAATGATAAAAGAGAGAATATATTTGATATCTTAGCGTTTATCCCTGAGGTTACTGATGAATTAAGTAAACATATAAATAAAGTTATAATAGATGATATTTCTGGATCTTTATATATTGCTACTATCGAATTGAAGTTTGATGGTGTTATAATTCAAAAAAGGATGATACCTAGTCATGCGATATATCTAGCTTTAATTTCTAATAAGCCAATATATGTCAGGAAGACGCTTGTTGACGATCAAGAAAAAGAAAGAAAACAAGGGGGAGAAGAAAACAAATAG
- a CDS encoding 30S ribosomal protein S7, with protein sequence MSDYELSKLDVKIFGKWDTKVEIKDPSLKKYISLMPVYLPHSSGRYQHRRFGKGKMPVIERLINELMRPGKNKGKKMLAYNIVRACFEIIYARTGQNPIQILVNAIQNSAPREEVTRIMYGGIVYYVAVDVSPQRRVDLALRYLVEGARNSSFNNPKPIDESLAEEILAAASNDPKSYAVRKKEETERIALSSR encoded by the coding sequence ATGAGCGATTACGAGTTAAGTAAACTAGATGTAAAAATATTTGGAAAATGGGATACTAAAGTAGAAATAAAAGATCCTAGCTTAAAGAAGTATATATCATTAATGCCAGTCTATCTTCCACATTCAAGTGGTAGATATCAACATAGAAGATTTGGAAAAGGAAAAATGCCAGTTATAGAGAGGCTAATTAACGAATTAATGAGACCAGGCAAAAATAAAGGCAAAAAAATGCTTGCTTACAACATAGTAAGAGCTTGTTTCGAAATAATTTATGCTAGAACTGGACAAAATCCAATACAAATTTTAGTAAATGCAATTCAGAACTCAGCTCCAAGAGAAGAAGTCACAAGAATAATGTATGGAGGAATAGTTTACTACGTAGCAGTAGATGTTTCGCCACAGAGAAGAGTTGATTTAGCATTAAGATATCTAGTAGAAGGAGCTAGAAACTCCTCATTTAACAATCCTAAACCTATTGATGAATCATTAGCTGAGGAAATATTAGCAGCAGCCTCAAACGATCCAAAAAGCTATGCAGTGAGAAAGAAAGAAGAAACCGAGAGAATTGCTCTAAGTTCAAGATAA
- the tuf gene encoding translation elongation factor EF-1 subunit alpha produces MSQKPHLNLIVIGHVDHGKSTLVGRLLMERGFLDEKTIKEAEDAAKKLGKESDKYAFLLDRLKEERERGVTINLTFMKFETQKYFFTIIDAPGHRDFVKNMITGASQADAAIVAISAKKGEFESGMSAEGQTREHIILAKTMGINQVIVAVTKMDATDPPYDEKRFNEIKDVVTKFMKSFGYDMNKVTFVPVVAITDENVTKRSENMKWYNGPTLEEALDKLEVPPKPVDKPLRIPIQEVYSKSGVGTVPVGRVESGVLKVNDKLVFMPAGKTGEVRSIETHYTRLEKAEPGDNIGFNVRGVDKKDIKRGDVAGHTDVPPTVADEFTARIIVIWHPTAIAVGYTPVLHIHTASVACRISEIVSKLDPKTGKETEKNPQFIKQGDIAVVKFKPIKPLCAEKYSDFPALGRFAMRDMGKTVGVGVINDVKPQKVEIK; encoded by the coding sequence ATGTCTCAAAAACCTCACTTGAATTTAATAGTAATAGGCCACGTAGATCACGGAAAAAGCACATTAGTTGGAAGACTATTAATGGAAAGAGGATTTTTGGATGAAAAGACAATCAAAGAAGCCGAAGACGCAGCAAAGAAGTTAGGTAAAGAATCAGATAAATACGCATTCTTATTAGATAGATTAAAAGAAGAAAGAGAAAGAGGCGTAACAATAAATTTAACTTTCATGAAATTTGAAACACAGAAGTACTTCTTTACGATTATAGATGCACCAGGGCATAGAGATTTCGTAAAGAATATGATTACAGGAGCTAGCCAAGCTGATGCAGCAATTGTAGCCATATCAGCTAAAAAAGGCGAATTTGAATCAGGAATGAGCGCTGAAGGACAAACCAGAGAACATATAATTTTAGCAAAAACTATGGGAATAAACCAAGTAATAGTAGCAGTAACTAAAATGGACGCAACAGATCCTCCATATGATGAGAAGAGATTTAATGAAATTAAAGATGTAGTAACTAAATTTATGAAAAGCTTTGGGTATGATATGAATAAAGTAACATTCGTTCCAGTAGTAGCAATAACCGATGAAAATGTAACTAAAAGATCAGAAAATATGAAATGGTATAATGGTCCTACATTAGAGGAAGCATTGGATAAATTAGAAGTCCCACCAAAACCAGTAGACAAACCATTGAGAATTCCAATTCAAGAAGTATATTCTAAATCCGGAGTAGGTACAGTGCCAGTGGGAAGAGTAGAAAGCGGAGTACTAAAAGTAAATGATAAACTAGTGTTTATGCCAGCAGGAAAGACTGGAGAAGTAAGATCTATAGAGACTCACTATACTAGATTAGAAAAGGCAGAACCAGGAGACAATATTGGATTTAATGTTAGAGGTGTAGACAAAAAAGATATCAAAAGAGGAGATGTAGCAGGACATACAGACGTTCCTCCTACGGTTGCTGATGAATTTACTGCTAGAATTATTGTCATATGGCATCCGACAGCAATAGCAGTTGGATATACACCAGTATTGCACATTCATACTGCAAGCGTAGCATGTAGAATATCTGAAATAGTCTCAAAATTAGATCCAAAGACTGGTAAAGAAACAGAAAAGAATCCACAATTTATAAAGCAAGGAGACATTGCAGTAGTAAAGTTTAAACCAATAAAGCCCTTATGCGCAGAAAAATACAGTGACTTTCCAGCATTAGGAAGATTTGCAATGAGAGATATGGGTAAAACAGTAGGAGTAGGAGTAATAAATGACGTAAAACCACAAAAAGTTGAGATCAAATAA
- the rpsJ gene encoding 30S ribosomal protein S10 produces MPSKARIRLWSNNVTDLNYVVNQIKAIVDKTGISMRGPVPLPTKRMEVPLMRLPHGEGRKKWEKWEMSIHKRVIDISADERVMRQLMRVRVPEDVYIEIELV; encoded by the coding sequence ATGCCCTCAAAAGCTAGGATCAGATTATGGAGCAATAATGTTACTGATCTTAATTATGTGGTTAATCAAATCAAAGCTATAGTTGATAAAACTGGTATAAGTATGAGAGGTCCAGTGCCATTGCCCACTAAGAGAATGGAAGTTCCATTAATGAGATTGCCACACGGTGAAGGAAGGAAAAAATGGGAGAAATGGGAGATGAGCATACATAAAAGAGTAATTGATATTTCAGCTGACGAAAGAGTAATGAGACAATTAATGAGAGTTAGAGTTCCAGAAGATGTTTATATTGAGATAGAGTTAGTGTAA